In Bacillus sp. KH172YL63, one genomic interval encodes:
- a CDS encoding glycosyltransferase family 2 protein, which yields MKPTVSIVIPFYNCSYIAQAVQSALNQTYPNIELIVVDDGSTKEIERLTPFMSRITYIKKKNGGTATAINEGIKKAKGTYIAWLSSDDYIEPLKVEKQVEFMLKHNAKASFHNYDYVGPQNEPLLSYVGKRFTNANEVYRSFMTINPVNGCSVMLHRDIFQEVGYFNQDLRFTQDYDMWFRILLKGHVMYYLDEVLLNYRSHPNSGTSQHGDKMKHEILVVRNYYQPKIANYLRKHSQALKMMTF from the coding sequence ATGAAACCTACCGTATCAATCGTTATCCCATTTTACAATTGTTCCTATATTGCCCAGGCTGTCCAAAGTGCATTGAATCAAACATACCCGAATATTGAGTTGATTGTCGTCGATGATGGGTCTACCAAAGAAATTGAACGTTTGACGCCGTTTATGAGCCGCATCACATATATCAAAAAAAAGAACGGGGGGACTGCAACTGCCATCAATGAAGGGATCAAGAAGGCAAAAGGTACGTATATTGCCTGGCTGAGTTCCGATGATTATATTGAACCGTTGAAGGTCGAGAAACAGGTGGAATTCATGCTCAAGCATAACGCTAAGGCAAGCTTCCACAATTATGATTATGTAGGTCCTCAAAATGAACCCCTTCTTTCTTATGTAGGAAAGAGATTTACCAATGCCAATGAAGTGTACCGGTCATTCATGACCATCAATCCAGTGAATGGATGTTCAGTGATGCTTCATAGAGATATATTCCAGGAAGTGGGTTATTTCAATCAGGATTTAAGATTCACCCAGGATTATGACATGTGGTTCCGAATCCTTCTTAAGGGCCACGTCATGTACTATTTGGATGAAGTTCTGTTGAATTATAGATCTCATCCGAATTCGGGAACGAGTCAACATGGGGATAAAATGAAACATGAAATTCTTGTAGTGAGGAATTACTATCAACCAAAGATTGCAAATTACTTGAGGAAACACTCACAGGCTCTAAAGATGATGACCTTTTAA
- a CDS encoding N-acetylmuramoyl-L-alanine amidase — protein sequence MKTIMIDPGHGGSDPGATYKGNEEKVFNLLTALAVRDYLLSHYNVRIVMTRSDDSTLSLSQRSTLANQTNPDYFLSIHHNAGGGSGFESYVYNGTIPSQTKVYQTIIHDEIMAVVKKDFNILDRGKKRANFHVLRETKMPSLLLEILFVDNPADVALLNNGKFRSSMGEAIGKGIGKALGLPEKIVNEKALYKVIAGSFTDRENAEDRVELLKKKGIPSFIDTVVLSGKNYYRVQTGAFTERENAEKQVNDLKRIGVEAFILVREGTEEPKPTAPPPTEAPKPTDPPKPTDPPKPTNPPGISYSIMGESLLNAEYLDEYVQTVNPNAPLLGKFYIFYGKLFGIRGDVAYAQAVHETNYFRFTGQVKPEQNNYAGIGTTGPGNNGATFKTPEEGVLAHIQHLYAYASTQPIPQGVALVDPRFSLVKRGIAENWTDLNGKWAVPGTTYGQLILSIFRKNIQFAVKGMEEKIILLNSTLDKLK from the coding sequence TTGAAAACAATCATGATTGATCCAGGGCATGGCGGATCAGATCCGGGTGCCACATATAAAGGGAATGAGGAGAAAGTATTCAATCTCTTGACAGCGCTTGCAGTAAGGGATTATTTGTTGTCTCACTATAATGTCAGGATCGTGATGACAAGAAGCGATGATTCCACACTTTCTCTATCGCAGCGCTCCACACTTGCGAACCAGACAAACCCGGATTATTTTCTTTCGATCCATCATAACGCAGGAGGGGGAAGCGGGTTTGAAAGCTATGTCTATAATGGAACGATCCCTTCGCAGACGAAAGTGTATCAAACAATCATCCACGATGAAATAATGGCAGTAGTCAAAAAAGACTTCAATATTTTGGACAGAGGGAAGAAGAGGGCGAATTTTCATGTTTTGCGTGAAACGAAGATGCCTTCACTCCTGCTGGAAATCCTCTTTGTGGACAATCCGGCAGACGTAGCCCTTTTGAACAATGGGAAATTCAGAAGCAGCATGGGTGAAGCAATAGGAAAGGGAATTGGGAAGGCATTAGGCTTACCTGAAAAAATCGTGAATGAAAAAGCGCTGTACAAAGTCATCGCAGGTTCTTTTACAGATCGTGAGAATGCAGAAGACCGGGTGGAACTCTTGAAAAAGAAGGGGATTCCTTCCTTTATTGATACAGTTGTGCTTTCAGGCAAGAATTACTACAGGGTGCAGACCGGTGCATTTACCGAACGGGAGAATGCAGAAAAACAGGTGAACGATTTAAAAAGAATCGGAGTCGAAGCCTTTATACTGGTAAGGGAGGGAACTGAAGAACCTAAACCGACCGCTCCCCCGCCAACAGAAGCGCCGAAGCCGACCGACCCTCCAAAACCGACGGATCCTCCCAAGCCAACGAATCCCCCGGGAATATCCTATTCAATCATGGGGGAATCACTGTTGAATGCAGAATACTTGGATGAATATGTCCAGACTGTCAATCCAAACGCTCCGCTCCTTGGCAAGTTCTATATTTTTTACGGGAAGCTTTTTGGCATCAGAGGGGACGTGGCATACGCCCAGGCGGTGCATGAAACGAATTATTTCAGGTTCACCGGACAGGTCAAGCCGGAACAAAATAACTATGCCGGAATAGGTACAACGGGTCCCGGGAACAATGGAGCAACTTTCAAAACCCCTGAAGAGGGTGTTCTTGCCCATATTCAGCATTTGTATGCCTATGCCTCCACTCAACCAATCCCTCAAGGAGTGGCACTCGTCGACCCCCGTTTTTCACTTGTCAAAAGGGGAATTGCCGAGAATTGGACAGATTTGAACGGGAAATGGGCGGTTCCAGGCACCACATACGGTCAACTCATCTTGTCCATTTTCCGTAAGAATATCCAGTTTGCTGTGAAAGGTATGGAAGAAAAAATCATCTTACTTAACAGCACGTTGGATAAACTTAAGTAG
- a CDS encoding DUF3892 domain-containing protein has product MEGKNFEEIFEEYKRQGKVQAKAELSDETMDGEHIVAVRRNGDDELIAFKTNSGRELDYISALEEAKAGNLSHVDVIHRYGRDVLRSEPDGVKENNLSELPPF; this is encoded by the coding sequence ATGGAAGGAAAGAACTTTGAGGAAATTTTCGAAGAATATAAGCGCCAGGGAAAGGTCCAGGCGAAAGCCGAGCTGTCTGATGAAACTATGGACGGGGAACATATTGTAGCTGTTCGGAGAAACGGGGACGATGAACTTATCGCCTTTAAAACGAACAGTGGAAGGGAATTGGATTACATCTCTGCCCTGGAGGAAGCGAAGGCAGGAAATCTTTCGCATGTTGACGTGATTCACCGATATGGAAGGGATGTCCTCCGGAGTGAACCGGACGGTGTGAAAGAGAATAATCTAAGTGAACTTCCGCCATTTTAG